The Pedobacter mucosus genome window below encodes:
- a CDS encoding GNAT family N-acetyltransferase has translation MNQLFPYIPTKTDYPEIITLWEKSVVATHHFLTKRDIKAYKNLILNQFLDQVDLYCYRNEFKILGFIGLNQDMIQMLFIHPDARNKGIGKQLLLFAIEQKRCTKVHVNEQNEQAKGFYKHFGFQIMERFDHDSAGKPYPILAMELNPASYINA, from the coding sequence ATGAACCAGCTTTTCCCTTACATTCCAACCAAAACCGATTATCCTGAAATTATTACGCTTTGGGAAAAATCTGTTGTAGCTACACATCATTTTCTTACCAAAAGAGATATTAAAGCATATAAAAATTTGATCCTTAATCAATTTTTAGATCAGGTGGATTTATATTGTTATCGAAATGAATTTAAAATATTGGGCTTTATCGGTTTAAATCAAGATATGATTCAAATGCTTTTTATTCATCCTGACGCAAGGAACAAAGGCATTGGAAAACAGTTGCTCCTCTTCGCCATTGAACAAAAAAGATGCACAAAAGTACATGTAAACGAGCAAAACGAGCAAGCAAAAGGGTTTTATAAACATTTTGGCTTTCAAATTATGGAACGCTTTGACCATGATTCCGCTGGAAAACCTTATCCTATTTTAGCAATGGAACTAAATCCTGCCAGTTACATAAATGCTTAA
- a CDS encoding DUF3748 domain-containing protein: MKEIQLTKEPHGHMLNSTQVFSKDSNWLVFDTRNQDNEISSTASIAMVNTKTGEIKMLYQTKNQTEFGPGVGAATFSPVDDKVIFIHGLNNSNAANPYSITRRTGIAINTNDPNKAIFMDARCIEKPFTAGALRGGTHAHTWSKDGNWLSFTYDDYVIEQFSRTFSGVQNLRTIGIMIPRSVIVKTLDDEENFSGTMFSIIIAKITENPKLETDEINKAFDECWIGNGYLKQNGQWQQKAIAFQGNVKNEDGNVKTEIFVVDLPKNLIDITGDQMLPGYENKRLNVPKGITQRRITFTKYGIKGPRHWLRSNPEGTQIAFLSQDEFNFINVFCVSPNSGKIKQISNHKFNIQGGINFSPDGKYITYIAGNAVFVTDVETSKSTQLTKNDLNANDLFGCVNWSPDGKIIAFNRYVLDEITNQYFVQIFLITNDDHSIMSFD, translated from the coding sequence ATGAAAGAAATTCAGCTTACCAAAGAGCCGCATGGCCATATGTTGAATTCAACTCAGGTTTTCTCAAAAGACAGCAATTGGTTGGTATTTGATACTAGAAACCAAGATAATGAGATTTCCTCAACAGCTAGTATTGCGATGGTAAATACCAAAACTGGAGAAATTAAAATGCTTTATCAAACCAAAAATCAGACTGAATTTGGTCCTGGTGTTGGTGCCGCTACTTTCTCACCGGTTGATGATAAGGTGATTTTTATTCATGGCTTAAATAATTCTAACGCAGCCAATCCATATAGTATAACCCGCCGAACCGGGATTGCTATAAATACAAATGATCCAAATAAAGCCATATTTATGGATGCCAGGTGTATTGAAAAACCTTTCACTGCTGGTGCTTTGCGTGGAGGAACACATGCGCATACTTGGAGCAAAGATGGGAATTGGCTAAGTTTTACTTATGATGATTACGTAATCGAACAATTTAGTAGAACTTTTTCAGGAGTTCAAAACCTAAGAACTATTGGTATAATGATTCCGAGAAGTGTTATAGTTAAAACATTAGATGATGAAGAGAATTTTAGCGGAACTATGTTTTCGATAATAATTGCAAAGATTACTGAAAACCCAAAATTAGAAACAGATGAAATTAATAAAGCATTTGACGAATGTTGGATTGGGAATGGTTATTTAAAGCAAAATGGCCAATGGCAACAAAAAGCAATTGCCTTTCAAGGTAATGTAAAGAATGAAGATGGCAATGTAAAAACTGAAATCTTTGTGGTTGATTTACCAAAAAATTTAATCGACATAACGGGTGATCAAATGCTGCCTGGTTATGAAAATAAAAGGCTTAATGTGCCAAAAGGTATAACCCAAAGGCGAATTACTTTTACTAAATACGGTATTAAAGGCCCTCGCCATTGGCTTAGATCAAATCCCGAAGGCACCCAGATAGCCTTTTTATCACAAGATGAATTTAACTTTATAAATGTATTTTGTGTTTCGCCAAACAGCGGTAAAATTAAGCAAATCAGCAATCATAAATTTAATATTCAGGGCGGGATTAATTTTAGTCCTGATGGAAAATACATCACTTATATTGCTGGAAACGCTGTTTTCGTAACAGATGTAGAAACAAGTAAGTCTACACAATTAACTAAAAATGATTTAAATGCTAACGATTTATTTGGTTGTGTTAACTGGTCTCCAGATGGGAAAATAATTGCTTTTAATCGTTACGTATTAGATGAAATTACAAATCAATATTTCGTTCAGATATTCTTGATTACCAATGACGATCATTCAATCATGAGTTTTGATTAA
- a CDS encoding YdeI/OmpD-associated family protein: MNPKVDFYFDKAKKWQEEVKKLRAIVLACQLNEELKWGVPCYTFQGNNIVLIHTFKDYCALLFFKGVLLNDAEGILIQQTENVQSGRQIRFINFQEIIQLEPILKAYLYEAIEVEKAGLKVEFKKTEEFSIPTEFQNKLDENSALKIAFEALTPGRQRAYKLHFSAPKQSKTREARVEKCTPQILDGKGLND; this comes from the coding sequence ATGAATCCAAAAGTTGACTTTTACTTTGATAAAGCTAAAAAATGGCAGGAAGAAGTTAAAAAACTAAGAGCTATTGTGCTTGCTTGTCAGTTAAATGAAGAATTAAAATGGGGCGTTCCTTGTTATACATTTCAAGGGAATAATATTGTTTTAATCCACACTTTTAAAGATTACTGTGCGCTGTTGTTTTTCAAGGGTGTTTTGCTAAATGATGCTGAAGGTATTTTAATTCAACAGACTGAAAATGTACAATCTGGGCGACAAATACGATTCATAAATTTCCAAGAGATAATTCAGTTAGAACCTATTTTAAAAGCTTATTTATATGAAGCGATTGAAGTTGAAAAAGCTGGTTTAAAAGTGGAATTTAAAAAAACAGAAGAGTTTTCTATTCCAACGGAATTTCAAAACAAATTGGATGAAAATTCTGCCTTGAAAATCGCTTTTGAAGCATTAACTCCAGGACGACAAAGAGCTTATAAATTGCATTTTTCTGCGCCAAAACAATCTAAAACCCGAGAAGCAAGGGTGGAAAAATGTACTCCACAAATCCTTGATGGAAAAGGGTTAAATGATTAA
- a CDS encoding glycosyltransferase family 4 protein, with the protein MVKLTGLNIGIIHNTYLKKGGEDQVAENEYQLLIKNNLNAYFLKFQNPEGRFKQFFTFINLPFNVVSFFRCYKWFKRYNINVLHVHNWFFTASPSILWAAKLCKVKVIITIHNYRMICPTATLTFNGNPFNESINNDFSWKAIKQGVYRNSTFLTFYLVFSMWLNNKIGTWKLVEKYIILTQHSKTIFEKSYLDYLSKKLIIKPNFVPECKLLNQQINGNHFLFVGRLSVDKGVMLMLSAFKNTQHQLRIIGEGPLQNVVEAFANENENITYLGFQNKEFIDQQLNLCSALLFPSVGFETFGLIMIEAFASSVPVIASNYSSAALIVQHEYNGLHFENGNLQELKKILDEWASLDVLVKIKYKQNAHQTYLNSYTAEKNLEQLIQIYQSGFIANKND; encoded by the coding sequence ATGGTCAAATTAACGGGCCTAAATATTGGTATAATTCATAACACTTACCTTAAAAAGGGAGGTGAAGATCAGGTTGCTGAAAATGAATATCAATTGCTAATTAAAAATAATCTGAATGCTTATTTCTTAAAATTTCAGAATCCTGAAGGAAGATTTAAACAATTTTTTACTTTCATAAATTTGCCATTTAATGTAGTTTCATTTTTTAGATGTTATAAGTGGTTTAAGCGATATAATATAAACGTACTGCATGTTCACAATTGGTTTTTTACTGCATCACCATCTATTTTATGGGCAGCAAAACTCTGCAAAGTTAAAGTCATTATTACCATACATAATTATAGAATGATATGCCCAACGGCAACATTAACTTTCAATGGCAACCCTTTTAATGAAAGTATAAATAATGATTTTTCGTGGAAGGCTATTAAGCAAGGTGTATATCGCAATTCAACGTTTCTCACCTTTTATTTAGTTTTTTCAATGTGGTTAAATAATAAAATTGGAACTTGGAAACTGGTGGAAAAATATATTATTTTAACCCAGCATTCAAAAACTATTTTCGAAAAGAGTTACCTGGATTACTTAAGCAAAAAATTGATAATTAAACCAAATTTTGTTCCTGAATGCAAATTGCTTAATCAGCAGATAAATGGAAATCACTTCCTTTTTGTTGGAAGATTGTCTGTAGATAAGGGAGTTATGTTAATGCTTTCGGCATTTAAAAACACCCAACATCAATTAAGAATTATTGGCGAAGGGCCTTTGCAAAATGTAGTTGAGGCCTTTGCTAATGAAAATGAAAATATAACCTATCTAGGCTTTCAAAATAAAGAATTTATAGATCAGCAGCTAAATTTATGTAGCGCATTATTATTTCCATCTGTTGGTTTTGAAACATTTGGCTTAATAATGATTGAGGCTTTTGCCTCTTCAGTACCAGTTATTGCTAGCAATTATAGTTCGGCGGCTTTAATTGTTCAGCATGAATATAATGGATTGCATTTTGAAAACGGTAACCTGCAAGAACTTAAAAAAATATTAGATGAATGGGCTTCGCTTGATGTATTGGTAAAAATTAAATACAAACAAAATGCCCATCAAACTTATTTAAATAGCTATACCGCTGAAAAGAATTTGGAACAATTAATTCAAATCTATCAATCAGGTTTTATTGCAAATAAAAATGATTAA
- a CDS encoding polysaccharide deacetylase family protein, producing MIKTITTSWDDGHPLDFRLAELLEKYNLKGTFYVPKNNPQNKVMNENDLNLLGKRFEIGGHTLNHVNLKNIDLKFLKPEIEGSYHWIKDVTGKNPSSFCPPFGAYNNSVIEVIKQAGFSKIRSTQLLSINPPNPVAHTTIQMYSHTSFTYTKHLLKRARINGLMFWLSKGTTSNLLKLADIYLEQVEQIGGNFHLWGHSWEIEKYNLWLKLEELLKHLSNRNGYQYIENKDL from the coding sequence ATGATTAAAACGATAACAACAAGTTGGGATGATGGCCATCCACTTGATTTCCGCCTAGCCGAATTATTGGAAAAATATAACTTGAAAGGCACTTTTTATGTACCAAAAAACAATCCTCAAAATAAGGTGATGAACGAAAATGATCTTAATTTATTAGGTAAAAGATTTGAAATTGGAGGTCATACGTTAAATCATGTTAATTTAAAAAATATTGATTTAAAGTTTTTAAAACCTGAAATTGAAGGAAGTTATCACTGGATAAAAGATGTTACAGGTAAAAATCCAAGCTCGTTTTGTCCGCCTTTTGGAGCGTACAACAATTCGGTTATCGAAGTGATTAAGCAAGCAGGTTTCTCGAAAATTAGATCGACTCAATTGTTATCTATTAATCCACCAAATCCGGTTGCGCATACTACAATTCAAATGTATAGTCATACCTCTTTCACTTATACAAAACATCTTTTAAAAAGAGCTAGAATAAACGGTTTAATGTTTTGGTTATCAAAAGGTACCACATCTAATCTTCTAAAATTGGCTGATATTTACTTAGAACAGGTAGAACAAATTGGCGGCAATTTTCATTTGTGGGGTCATTCTTGGGAGATAGAAAAATATAATCTATGGTTAAAATTGGAAGAATTATTAAAACATCTTTCCAACCGAAATGGCTATCAATATATAGAGAATAAAGATTTATAA
- a CDS encoding acyltransferase family protein, whose product MPINKPLPNILKHKQHFQILDGLRGVAAVCVVIFHFMEFAAPDYHDNFIAHSYLAVDFFFCLSGFVIAYAYDTKIKEIGILTFFKMRLIRLHPLVIIGAILGLLTFIFDPYSKLFETYGLGKSISMFISACFLIPLPIVTERYLNLFHLNPPMWSLFWEYIANIFYALVLFKLPKKSILILAIVAAVILVFSAHQYGYIGVGWGGDTFIGGGARVLYSFVAGILVYKSKWIIKSPLGFLSLSFLLILAFLVPFSNKYSWIIDSIIVIIYFPLLVALGAGAHLRTNHLKYCKFSGDISYPLYMIHYPFLWMFLSYVELNKPTMGQMATIIPIGTILFIGLAYLTLIYVDLPIRKYLISKMKR is encoded by the coding sequence ATGCCTATAAATAAACCCTTACCTAATATCCTCAAGCATAAACAACATTTTCAAATTTTAGATGGTCTAAGAGGCGTTGCAGCGGTTTGTGTAGTTATTTTTCATTTTATGGAGTTCGCAGCTCCAGATTATCATGATAATTTTATTGCCCATAGCTACCTTGCTGTCGATTTCTTCTTCTGCCTATCAGGATTTGTGATTGCATATGCTTATGATACGAAAATAAAAGAGATTGGCATACTAACCTTTTTTAAAATGCGGTTAATCAGGCTTCATCCCCTAGTAATTATCGGCGCTATTTTGGGTCTCTTAACATTTATTTTTGATCCATACAGTAAATTATTTGAAACCTATGGCTTGGGGAAATCGATTTCTATGTTCATTTCAGCCTGCTTTTTAATCCCTCTACCCATTGTAACCGAGCGATATCTTAATCTTTTTCATTTAAATCCGCCAATGTGGTCTTTATTTTGGGAATATATTGCTAATATTTTTTACGCATTAGTTCTATTCAAACTGCCTAAAAAATCCATTTTAATTTTAGCCATTGTTGCTGCCGTCATTCTTGTATTTTCAGCACATCAATACGGATATATTGGCGTTGGCTGGGGCGGAGATACTTTTATTGGTGGCGGAGCAAGGGTTCTATATTCCTTCGTCGCAGGCATATTAGTTTATAAATCTAAGTGGATAATTAAATCCCCACTCGGCTTTTTATCCTTATCATTCTTATTAATCCTTGCATTTTTAGTCCCATTTTCGAATAAATATAGTTGGATAATCGATTCCATTATAGTGATAATCTATTTCCCACTACTTGTTGCCTTGGGCGCCGGTGCTCATTTACGCACAAATCATCTAAAATATTGTAAATTTTCTGGCGATATTTCCTATCCACTATACATGATTCATTATCCTTTCTTATGGATGTTTTTGAGTTATGTAGAATTAAATAAACCAACTATGGGCCAAATGGCAACTATAATCCCGATAGGTACTATTTTATTTATCGGCCTGGCCTATTTAACGCTAATTTATGTAGACTTACCCATTAGAAAGTACTTAATAAGCAAAATGAAAAGATAA
- a CDS encoding DUF4833 domain-containing protein: protein MPIKLNNHIDFATKIFTSKVILILIVSLFYVKNLAAQSKNPSTINFPTPKNIDNLLFYLQRDPNTNTLIYAINLNAQGNIDVSNPIHIYWIRYAEKGVKKDLGYIQKKFAYGLDIKEIKKDQYELRFVSYKKLAFILSRSNDKSYHVSVNINNKTILVRRLFVRIEGGSFWLPNVKYAEIEGTDESNGKAVVERISVK, encoded by the coding sequence ATGCCGATAAAATTAAATAACCACATAGATTTTGCCACAAAAATATTTACCTCCAAAGTAATTCTTATACTTATAGTTTCACTATTTTATGTGAAAAATTTAGCTGCACAATCTAAAAATCCGTCGACTATAAATTTTCCGACACCAAAAAATATTGATAACTTATTGTTTTACCTTCAACGAGATCCAAATACGAATACACTTATTTATGCCATTAATCTAAATGCGCAAGGCAACATTGATGTTTCAAATCCGATTCATATTTATTGGATAAGATACGCAGAGAAAGGAGTGAAAAAAGACCTTGGTTATATTCAAAAAAAATTCGCTTACGGACTTGACATAAAAGAAATTAAGAAAGATCAGTACGAACTCAGGTTTGTATCCTATAAAAAATTAGCCTTTATTTTAAGTAGATCCAATGATAAAAGTTATCATGTTTCCGTAAACATAAATAACAAAACGATTTTAGTTAGGAGACTTTTTGTACGAATTGAAGGTGGTTCTTTTTGGCTTCCAAATGTTAAATATGCTGAAATCGAAGGAACTGATGAGTCTAATGGCAAAGCTGTAGTAGAAAGAATTAGTGTAAAATAA
- a CDS encoding GtrA family protein: protein MIKIKSVKIFLKAQVSAFSGGVTDYGLMILLTEKLHIHFAFSILISGTIGGAVNFFINRYWAFINNNGYAIPAKKQAFRFFSVVLGSISLKSTGTYLLHQTLNMDYRIGRLLIDSIVSYGFNYPLMKFWVFSIKTNANKKVETCGLKKHSDIYA, encoded by the coding sequence GTGATCAAAATAAAATCAGTCAAAATTTTCCTTAAAGCCCAAGTTTCAGCGTTTTCGGGAGGAGTTACCGATTATGGACTAATGATTTTGTTAACTGAAAAACTTCACATTCACTTTGCGTTTTCCATCTTAATATCAGGAACAATTGGCGGAGCCGTTAACTTTTTTATTAATAGATATTGGGCTTTCATAAATAATAATGGCTACGCCATACCAGCAAAAAAGCAAGCTTTTAGGTTTTTTAGCGTTGTATTAGGTAGTATATCTTTAAAATCTACCGGCACTTATTTATTACATCAAACGCTTAATATGGATTATAGAATTGGTCGACTTTTAATTGACAGCATTGTTTCTTATGGATTCAATTACCCTTTAATGAAGTTTTGGGTATTTAGCATAAAGACTAATGCAAATAAAAAAGTTGAGACATGTGGATTAAAAAAACACAGTGACATTTATGCATAA
- a CDS encoding CDP-alcohol phosphatidyltransferase family protein, producing MALKSADDKRTIKPENLFEDRARTNILKKGEQRLIRYLLEKVPPFITPNKMTIVGFIGSIIVFSAFILAIYYGRIYLSIGLLGLMVNWIGDSLDGRLAYYRQIQRKWYGFALDIMMDWLSIILIGLGYYFYAPIYSKVLGFLFVVFYGWSMIISLLRYKIAGIYNIDSGKLGPTELRVIIAFILLFEIILPGSITYLAAIVTLLLLFINIKDSINLLNLGDRKDEEEKRQ from the coding sequence ATGGCATTGAAATCGGCTGACGACAAAAGAACTATCAAACCTGAAAATTTATTTGAAGATCGTGCAAGGACAAATATTTTAAAGAAAGGCGAACAGCGTTTAATACGTTATTTACTAGAAAAAGTTCCGCCATTTATTACCCCAAATAAAATGACTATTGTTGGCTTTATTGGTTCAATAATAGTTTTTTCAGCCTTTATTTTAGCAATTTACTACGGTCGGATTTATCTTTCTATTGGCCTATTAGGATTAATGGTAAATTGGATTGGTGATTCGCTCGATGGAAGGCTTGCTTATTATCGCCAAATTCAAAGAAAATGGTATGGTTTTGCGCTTGACATCATGATGGATTGGTTGAGCATAATTCTGATCGGACTTGGCTATTACTTTTATGCGCCTATATATTCTAAAGTATTAGGCTTTCTGTTTGTTGTTTTCTACGGTTGGTCGATGATTATTTCATTATTAAGGTATAAAATTGCTGGCATATATAACATAGATTCTGGCAAACTTGGTCCAACTGAGCTACGCGTAATTATTGCATTTATTCTCCTTTTCGAAATTATATTACCGGGCTCAATTACTTATCTAGCTGCTATTGTTACCCTATTACTTTTGTTCATTAACATCAAAGATTCTATAAATCTATTAAATTTAGGAGATAGGAAAGATGAGGAGGAAAAGCGACAGTGA